Below is a genomic region from Rhododendron vialii isolate Sample 1 chromosome 5a, ASM3025357v1.
ATCACCAATTTACGCGGATGTAAAGGAATATGTCGCTATTCagtaaaaaaaacacaagaagcAGACGCAGAAACAGCAATCGCATTTTATTACCTCTTCCATGGAAACGTTCCAGCGTACGTATCGTTTAAAGTGAACTACAAAATGCATAGTTAAACCCGTAAATAAGGAGAAAAAAGAGTATAGAGTATACAAAAAACGAAATACAAAAAATGTCAAAGCAGGTTGACAGTGGGGAGCCTTCCTAGCTAATTAGCTAGCAGGCTCAgttgttcccaaaaaaaatatagtggTTGGCTTATATCTATAATGCCTGGGGGTGCGCGCGAGATGAAACGAATGGTTTCGCTAGATGGAGTAAGGCGCGGGCTTGGGCAAGTGTTGAACGATTCCGCACAGCAGGGCGGTGTCAGGGATGTTATATTCGTCGCGAAGAGAGTGTTCAGGGGAGAGGACGCTGATGTAGAGCTGCTGCCCCAAGTAATGCCTATCCAATGCCATGGACCTCAAGTTCCACATTCCTGCGTTGTCGAATGTTGTCATGATGGCTGCCCACGAGTTCGGGTACACTTGGATCGTGTTCCTGCTCACCGCGTCCAACAGGTTGTAGTTCTTCCTCTTCTCTGGGCTCCACGTCCCCGGTTCGATACTGCACAACAAAAGTATGCTACGTTCTTGTCATCTATAATTCAAGATCCTGAGAAAACAGAACTACTATCTTTTGTACTTTCGCGGAAAGGTCAAGTAATATACTCCATcagtcccaatttgtttgtctgaTTTGGAAAACCGTTGGGGAGATAATCAGTACACTTCGCAAAATTGAACTTTCCAAAAATGTCCTCCAATTCAATTTGCAGTTATCGCATCGGATCAAGAGACCAGAAAGGTAGAAGGGTATTTTCGTATGACTTTGTTCTTGAACTTTTTAAAACAGAAACAATTTGGGAcgttaaaaagtcaaaaagtggacatccaaaatgggacggatggtGTTCATAAATTAATAGTAcatacatacagagagagagccAACTTACGCGACGGGAAAGAAGGAATAACCGGACAAGTGCCATGACTGGATGCTCTTCTCATGGTTCTCGAATATGATCTCTACAAAATTTCGGAATGTGGCATCAATCACGTTGGTTGCCACTGTGGTAATCTTGCTACCATCGGCAGCTGGCTGATCTTCGATGATGTTATATTTGAAAACCTTATCTGCAACGCCATAGTACTCAGCAAGCTTCATGGGAGTTTCCGAAACAGGGTCCGTGTGGGAGACTCCGTTTATGGCGTACCGTAGCTTGCCGTCCACACTCGTAGCCGAGTTTACAAGCTTGATGGTACGGGTTATGTTGATTTGCCCGTAGTGGTAGGAGCCCTGCGGGTTAGGCCGTGCAGCGCTGGCAGTGAGATTCCAGCGGAACGAGCGGAACTGGTTGAGAGACCAGGCCCAGCCGACCGGTGCCTCAGGCAGCACCGGTGAGGCTGGGGCCCCCTTGCCATTACCCGTGGCGTAGGTGATGGTGGCCGTTGCGGTTAGTACTGTCTTGGTGAATCGAGTCGAAGCCACCATGTAGTAATCTTGTTTCGGGTCCTGGTCAGCGGTTACCAGCACCGAGAAGCATTGCCCCAGGTGCACATCGAGGGAATCGTACACGTTCTGGATCGTGTGCGAACCCTCTATCTCCACCAATTTCATCGAGTGGCCTTGGATTCGGACATTGATCGAGTTTTTCAATCCCACGTTACAGAACCTGTACCTATAGGTCTTCCCTGGCTTCATGGTGAACGTGGCGCCACCATCGTCATTGTTCTTGCCATTAATAAGCACTCCACTGGGCTTTCCAATGGATCGGCGGCCTGTGTCCAGGGTCTTCTTCAAGGCCGAAAGGCTCGTGTTATACCAATCACCTATGAGGACGTCGTACTCGTCTTCAGGGTCCGGGAAAGGGACCGGGATGAGTAAGCGGCTGTGGACGCGGATGCTGCCGAAACCACCAGCAGCCCTGTGGATGGAAGTGGTGGGGTAGTAAAAGTAGGTCCCGATCTGGTCCTTGACCTGGAAGTGGTAGGTGTAATTGCTCCCCGCCGGGATCGGGCAGCTGGTTCCGGGCAAGCCTTCTTCCCAAGAGTTCTTCCTCTGCTGGATACCGTTCCACGTGAGAAGGAACGGCTCGTCCAGGTTGTTAAAGACGTTGACAACGATGTTGTTGTTGGACGAGCAGTTTATGGTCGGTCCCGGAAGCTGACCGTTGATGAGGATGACTTGTTGAGGGACGCCGAGCGGGGAGAGGGTGCCATAAGTCACGTTCCATGTGAAGAACAAGTATGGGTCCTCTCCTTGAACCACGACCGTCGCGGCAAAGAGGCAGGATAACAATGTCACAAGAGCCAACGGCAACCTAGCATTGCTAGTACTGCtcattatctctctctctctctctctctcaacaatgtttgttTCGATCCGTTCGAGTTTCAATTCCTTCTCCCAACAAGATTACTACTTGGGTGTTCTGTGGAAGGGATGCCCAGGAGGATGTGATTGTGGGTGGTGGATTACTGATCTTTCAGACCTCTTTATATAAAAGATATTCTTCCATTTGAGGGTGAAGAAAATGAGAGCCGTTTATTCCCTACCATTCATGTCTGTCGTTCTTCTCGACGGTTCCTTGCCATACGCTCTCTCTTTCATTTCTCGCGCTTCTATATATGTCCCCCTCTTTTGAcggacactctctctctctctcccaaattcTTGCGCACTAATGGATATAAAGGAAAGACAAGGATTCATTGCcgtttccttcttttctatttttagtaCATATTATGTTTTCAAGCGCGTTAATCGTTGCCTTAAAACTCATTCTTGCCTAGCCTCTTGACCTGAAGGTTTTAGCAGACACTGATGACTTGAAGATCCAACAAAATGTTCGCAGCCTCGCCCTCGAGGAGGTAAAGAACCGTTCCGGTCGAAATTGCCCATAAATCATGTCGAAAATACAGaaaagtccactttcacccccACGTTGTTATCCTCATGTGCGGATACCCTCCTCATAATTCAAAATTGATCACATAAGCTACATGTAATTTAGAAAATGTACAAATAGACTTCatgccgtcatgtttttcattcatattaacggaggtgtatctcacacgcctctagaatgtaacatgagtcgttcataatgtattaataaagaatagagtatctctataaaaaaatcatctcgatcaggcatcaataacccagtaatctaatttttagtaaattcaaatttaaaattttaatttcataacaaaatcgattcgaccatgagcttttcagtttttgattgacttgaattttggcatagatgtaatactcgtcaaaatttacaatatcaacggtttggattcaatatTTGGTATAAgggatggtgtggttagatttaaaaaataagaagaatcaagggacatgatgagggtatatcggtcttttaatgttgtatcAATTactatggatggaaaacatgacggcagggaGTCTATCCgcatattttcaaaaccacaggtaggttatgtggtcaattttgaaccatgaggaGAATATTCACACATGACGATAACCACATGGGGTCAAAATAGACTTTGCCCATCAAAAAATATGTTCATAGGAACTCTATCCTCAATGGCGAAGCCAGGATTTTTGATAAGTGGGGTCGAAAATTTAAACTATGTGTACTGTGTAGTTCACTTTTCTAGTTGCTAATTGAAAGAAACAATTAGGATTAATAAGTTAATCAAAAAatagatatatattaataacaaaatGTAGCTTCGATTTACAATTGATTTCAACGATTTTTCATACTTTGAAAACGATGAATGATAGCCTCTTTTGTAATAGTTTCAAAAACATCTTTCTCTATGTACACAACCAAACTATCATGCATCCATTGGTCATACATACGATTTCAAAGCCTACTCTTTACAATCTTTATAGCGGAAAATGCTCTCTCTACTGCCAAAGTAAGAAGCCTATAAACCGAGGAACTATAAATCGAGGAATATGCCATATCTCTTCTGCGCAAGGTCACTAATTCCTTTCAAATTGGAAAACTCTTCACTAGAACGCACATCCATGATGAAATTTTGTGGGTGGAGATTCCATTTTGACTCATTTTGTTTCCTTAAGAACAAAACCCTTATATGGgctggagaaaaaaaattcaaagtggggtcaaattagtaaaaattggataaaaattatACTTATCTCTATGAAAATTTGGCAACCAGTAGAGTCGACTGTCTACTCTTGTCTCTATATCCCTCCGCCTATGTCTATCCTCTCTAGGAGGTAACAGACCAATAATAAAACGGCTATTATGGCCAATATAATGAGGTTGGAGAAACATCAAATCTATAACAGACCAATAGTAAAACGGCTATTATGGCCAATATAATGAGGTTGCAGAAATATGCATAACCTCCCAAATCATAATGAACAATAAACTCAATAACGAGGCATGAATATATTGTAGCATGAcaatatcaattttggaaacttttaataataataatattccAACAATTCGCAGCACCTCCATCGAATCATGCACTTGGTTGTGGCCCAAAATAATACTCAaccatcccaatttgtttatcCAATTTTGGAaattcaacttcttcttttttctttttaagggAACGTAATAGTggttacacccaaaaaaatactaatttccAACTTTTACCCTTCAACTTTTTCGAAAAGTTACTCAcattcaaaaaagaaagggtaaaAAAGGAATTTGGTTCATCCAACAAGTTATCgggacaaacattttgagacATTCAAAAGTCTAAAAGCGGACAAACAAATCGAAACAAAGAAAGTaggtgaaagaaagaaaaaggttaGTACACATTTGAGGTGGTCGTGATTCGAGAGAATTGAGATCCTTTGGTTGATGATTTTCCTGGCAAAAGAACATGTAACTAACGATAACTGTGGAACTAGATGGATATTgcataaatattttgaattaCACACATAGTTATATGAGTATTAGCTTCGAAATCTTTAAAATATATCTACAGTTTTTTCGTCCTTCATTGAACATTGATTATGTACCACTGATTAAATAGTGCATCTCCCCAAACATAACGTGAACTATTTGCTGCATTTACCGATTTGGCCTTAAAAAAAGCCTTTTGCTTTTGACAAAGAAAGTTATCACCATCATTTCTTGTGGGTATTCTGGGAAAACCCAAGAAATGGGCAATGGACAAGTTTTTGCCGAGAACTTGACCTTCACTGACCGAGGAGATTCTTAAACTTCACTAAATATTTTAGTATTAGACAATACTACCACTAATGTACagtataaatattttctttttggtcaaggtttttttttttcccctactaTAAAGGTAATTGATAGCAAAAGTAAGACAACTCAATTTAATTAGCCTCATTGTAAGTTGTATAAAAATAGAAAGTCAGTTTTCCCACAGAAACCTAACAATTCCAATATCATTGTATTGGGTACTAGCTCGCGCGCCCAAAAAAATACGCTCTACTCTCTTGTATCATTGTATTGAGCACAAGAACTACTGTCTAGTAAAAAATTAgacgtaaaaaaaatttcttatttccACAAAATCCAGATCAAATTGGTCCCATCTTCTTCGATCACTTTTTGGCCCAAAAGTTTACTACTTCATCGATCCCATATGTcttggttcttttctttttggaatgTTCCAAAAATATTGACTAGTATTTTATAAAATCAAAGCAAATTTATTCATTCACCATGAATAGCTAGAAAGGAAATTGAAAGTTGCTATCCATTCATTATAAATAAATAGCTATAAAGGAAATTGAAGGTgaaaaaaaaggtgaaggcCAAACATGAAATAATGcgttgaaattttgaattctatTATAAATCAGAGGGAGCAATAAATAAACCATTCACGCAGTCATCCCGCCAAAATAGAGAAACCCCATAAAGACACAAATAAGACAACTCCAAATGAGTTGGTAAAGAATTCATACCTAAAAACGTGGGAGCTGTAGTTCAACTCCTCTCAATCTCTTGAGACCCCTCTTGCACAAGTTAACCATGGTTCTCACGGATCTGGCTTTACCTGGTCTCTGTGTGTGGTGAGACGTACATAGATGTACGGTTTCCTCATGATAACGATACATGTAAGATTGTCTTACATAAGCAGACAAGCCACCGCAGGGAGAAGAAGCCACTGCCTCAACGCCACCCCCCAGCACCATCACTGTTACAGTCGTTCACTGCCGCCAACAAGCATGCAACACCAGGCCGATGCAGGAATTTATCACTAGAGATGCACATCTGACtttcatttcaaatttgaaagaaaGGTTAAACAGAGACGAGCTGACTGACTTGGGCGATGACTGATGATGTGAAGCTCTTACGGTTATCAAATAGAGAATCAATAAGTACGAGCCATGAGGGATACAGACACCATAAATTTGCAGAATCCTCAATCCTTCACTTTGTCAATAAGGTCACCAGACATGGCAGAAGGTATTCTATGACGCTTCAAAATTCGGGAAGTGGCTATTTTTGCCAATTCATAGTTCAACACAATCACTCTCTCGTCGTCCAAATCAAACCTCAAACACTCTTCCGTACAGCCTTCCACAAGGCTGCACAACTGTTTCAAGTTTTCTACTTCCACCCCATTCACTTTCTTTACCTGCTCAATATACAGTTGTTAAGATTTGCAAGACAGAAAGTATGAATAAGTTGGAACTCCAAGTCAGTTATAGTGTGACACGCAGAATTTTTTAACTATGACGGATAATTAGATAAGAATCAACATACTATTTTAACTATAGTACTGCATAAAAACAATGGTACCTGTAGTTCAGCAAGACGCTCGTAACCCATGTTGATGTCATCCATCAAAAGCTGTAAACCGGGAAACCAAAAAGCAAACCACCATAGCTAAGGTTTAAGTACTCAGTCTCAAATTATTGCTCCTCTAGTGCATCCAGAATTTATAAGCCTAATATTAAAACCCAAACTCTCAAATCAAACTAATACAACGCAACTAGCCAGATATTGTTAAAGAGAGTAGCCATTGTACTTATCACAACAGATTCCACAGGGTGGCACTAAAGGACCGATAGCCAGGTAATTTAAGCAATATTAATAT
It encodes:
- the LOC131326994 gene encoding L-ascorbate oxidase homolog → MSSTSNARLPLALVTLLSCLFAATVVVQGEDPYLFFTWNVTYGTLSPLGVPQQVILINGQLPGPTINCSSNNNIVVNVFNNLDEPFLLTWNGIQQRKNSWEEGLPGTSCPIPAGSNYTYHFQVKDQIGTYFYYPTTSIHRAAGGFGSIRVHSRLLIPVPFPDPEDEYDVLIGDWYNTSLSALKKTLDTGRRSIGKPSGVLINGKNNDDGGATFTMKPGKTYRYRFCNVGLKNSINVRIQGHSMKLVEIEGSHTIQNVYDSLDVHLGQCFSVLVTADQDPKQDYYMVASTRFTKTVLTATATITYATGNGKGAPASPVLPEAPVGWAWSLNQFRSFRWNLTASAARPNPQGSYHYGQINITRTIKLVNSATSVDGKLRYAINGVSHTDPVSETPMKLAEYYGVADKVFKYNIIEDQPAADGSKITTVATNVIDATFRNFVEIIFENHEKSIQSWHLSGYSFFPVAIEPGTWSPEKRKNYNLLDAVSRNTIQVYPNSWAAIMTTFDNAGMWNLRSMALDRHYLGQQLYISVLSPEHSLRDEYNIPDTALLCGIVQHLPKPAPYSI